In Crassostrea angulata isolate pt1a10 unplaced genomic scaffold, ASM2561291v2 HiC_scaffold_145, whole genome shotgun sequence, the following are encoded in one genomic region:
- the LOC128169511 gene encoding uncharacterized protein LOC128169511 gives MQVVFVLVFSCSLAQPCRRGEDVVTCFRFVRREFEGTRIMKIADVNAPRLDLTEFEDLEQLQIVKSRLSCNAIERNQGTIVILGSKECSHDVTTEETTSTLTSTLTSLTRDVLSNGTYVKLIVLYGVISAIFILTAVICIALALWRKCRGRTHAIADAESLVYFDMSDFKVE, from the exons ATGCAAGTggtttttgttttagtttttagtTGTAGTTTAGCTCAGCCATGTAGGCGAGGAGAAGATGTTGTTACGTGTTTTAGATTTGTTAGGAGGGAGTTTGAAGGCACTAGGATTATGAAAATTGCCGATGTGAATGCCCCACGACTAGATCTGACAGAGTTTGAAGATTTGGAACAACTACAGATAGTCAAGTCCAGGCTGTCCTGCAACGCCATAGAGAGAAATCAAGGGACGATAGTCATTCTTGGCTCTAAAGAATGCTCACAT gatGTAACTACCGAAGAAACAACGAGCACTCTGACCAGCACGCTGACCAGCCTGACGAGAGACGTCTTATCGAACGgcacat ATGTTAAGCTGATTGTCCTATACGGAGTGATTTCCGCCATTTTTATTTTGACGGCCGTGATTTGTATTGCCCTTGCGCTATGGAGGAAATGTAGGGGGCGCACCCACGCCATAGCCGATGCCGAATCCCTCGTGTACTTCGATATGAGTGACTTTAAAGTCgaataa
- the LOC128169518 gene encoding uncharacterized protein LOC128169518, giving the protein MRQREDKAFATVLNSLRIRTSEELISEEALATLQECIREGPDDVLHVYSTNKEANEYNLKMLHSNCEQLIEVQADDHQKDKTTGKLILRDKPLTSTRADGLSAFLLLAVNARVMLTRNVSVEDGLVNGAMGYISNFVFKSKQPVNTVDVVEVIFDSASVGKIQGKMTPNGNVVPIKRVEEEINEKNVKNVVRHQFPLKLSWACTAHKVQGMTTKSVVVNLDHTFSPGQAYVAISRVTSKDGLFIETDDESVLQRKIYADLDVKLALNSMEKYILDEDWICNVRKCGNYKTILLFNVQSLRGHFQEINFDNRLMKADFVCLTETWLKEEEDVQDIEISGFEFHHVVRNQCYDDSEDLMTRLRKAKGGGVGVYKKKTTERILINALEYKNIEGITVEIHQEDIAILTLYRPSLLPVNNFLDRLQKVVDFYKRRYLNLIIIGDMNEDARMQGPIQSFLESVGFMQMVHFYTTEGGTILDHVYVTDPLKTCVHKVSFYFSYHEAIEIHVRTK; this is encoded by the coding sequence ATGCGGCAAAGAGAGGATAAAGCATTTGCAACAGTTTTGAATTCATTACGCATTAGAACGTCTGAAGAACTTATTTCAGAGGAAGCTTTGGCAACACTTCAGGAATGCATTAGAGAAGGACCAGATGATGTTCTACATGTTTATTCTACAAACAAAGAAGCAAATGAATACAATCTCAAAATGTTACATAGTAACTGTGAACAGTTAATAGAAGTGCAAGCGGATGATCATCAGAAAGACAAGACAACaggaaaattaattttacgTGATAAACCGTTGACTAGTACCCGCGCTGATGGCCTCTCtgcttttttacttttagcCGTAAATGCAAGAGTAATGCTTACGCGAAATGTTAGTGTTGAGGATGGACTAGTAAATGGTGCAATGggatatatttcaaattttgtgtttaaaagCAAACAGCCTGTAAATACAGTAGATGTAGTTGAAGTCATCTTTGATAGTGCAAGTGTTGGTAAAATCCAGGGGAAGATGACACCCAATGGGAATGTGGTCCCAATTAAAAGAGTGGAAGAAGagataaatgagaaaaatgtaAAGAATGTTGTTAGACATCAATTTCCACTGAAACTCTCATGGGCATGTACAGCACATAAAGTCCAAGGTATGACTACCAAGAGTGTTGTTGTCAATTTAGATCACACTTTTTCTCCTGGGCAAGCATATGTAGCAATCAGTCGTGTAACTTCAAAAGATGGTCTGTTCATTGAGACCGATGATGAAAGTGTCTTGCAGAGAAAAATATATGCTGATTTAGATGTGAAATTAGCTCTTAATAGTATGGAGAAATACATTTTAGATGAAGACTGGATATGCAATGTAAGAAAATGCGGAAATTACAAAACAATTCTTTTGTTCAATGTTCAGAGTTTGAGAGGACACTTTCAGGAGATAAATTTTGACAACAGATTAATGAAagctgattttgtttgtttaacagAAACATGGTTGAAAGAAGAGGAGGATGTTCAAGATATTGAAATTTCAGGCTTTGAATTCCACCATGTTGTACGAAACCAGTGTTATGATGATAGTGAAGATCTGATGACAAGACTGAGGAAAGCAAAAGGTGGTGGGGTTGGAGTgtacaaaaagaaaacaacggAGAGAATCTTGATCAATGCTTTGGAATACAAGAACATAGAGGGAATAACTGTAGAAATACACCAGGAGGACATTGCAATCCTTACACTCTACCGGCCAAGTTTGCTACCTGTAAACAATTTTCTTGACAGGTTACAAAAAGTGGTGGATTTTTATAAGAGACGTTATTTGAACTTGATTATTATAGGTGACATGAATGAAGATGCCAGAATGCAAGGACCCATACAGAGTTTTTTAGAATCAGTGGGATTTATGCAAATGGTGCATTTTTACACAACAGAGGGTGGAACAATATTAGATCATGTATACGTAACTGACCCTCTAAAAACCTGTGTACACAAAGtgtcattttatttcagttatcATGAAGCTATTGAAATTCATGTgagaactaaataa
- the LOC128169512 gene encoding uncharacterized protein LOC128169512, with amino-acid sequence MIGINTGKVLSYSYRCRICRFCDRAVDRVPKDHDCRKNWEKSSKAMESDMAIEMLQDLKQRGFHVKKLIMDNDSTTISRAKAAFDENLEKHCDFNHTKKNFTSRLFELRKEKKYPTLGPKAINHLTKCFTYAVKGNSDRQS; translated from the exons AATTAACACTGGAAAAGTCCTGTCATACTCATACAGATGCAGGATTTGTAGATTCTGTGACAGAGCTGTAGACAGGGTTCCTAAGGATCATGATTGCCGCAAAAACTGGGAGAAATCTTCAAAAGCTATGGAGTCTGATATGGCAATAGAG ATGTTACAGGACCTCAAACAAAGAGGATTTCATGTAAAAAAGCTAATAATGGACAACGATTCAACAACCATTTCAAG agCGAAAGCTGCTTTTGATGAAAACCTGGAGAAACATTGTGATTTTAATCATACAAAGAAGAATTTCACCAGCAGGTTATTTGAattgagaaaagaaaaaaagtaccCCACTCTAGGCCCGAAGGCTATAAATCACCTGACGAAATGTTTTACGTATGCAGTTAAAGGCAACTCGGACAGGCAATCCTAA